A genomic segment from Odontesthes bonariensis isolate fOdoBon6 chromosome 8, fOdoBon6.hap1, whole genome shotgun sequence encodes:
- the bik gene encoding bcl-2-interacting killer yields the protein MVEQTRRPNHVVSIQAGPGEVDTGTPFDVNLRISNRAAQAFGRQLAVIGDQMDREWASRELYWPLAPIHLLRPAQTLTRTIYRDIHSQLWGFQGLFTAVKAWIVSTSPWQGILRTESLTTWVSNMKPAPCSGWTRGALVTVALVAALSIFGALWMEGEA from the exons ATGGTGGAACAAACAAGACGACCAAATCATGTCGTGTCCATCCAGGCTGGACCTGGAGAGGTGGACACAGGTACTCCTTTTGACGTGAACCTCAG GATCAGTAACCGGGCTGCTCAGGCCTTTGGCCGGCAGTTGGCTGTAATCGGAGACCAGATGGACAGGGAGTGGGCCAGCAGAGAGCTATACTGGCCATTGGCTCCGATACACCTTCTGAGACCTGCCCAGACTCTGACACGGACCATCTATAG GGATATCCACAGTCAGTTATGGGGCTTCCAGGGCCTTTTTACTGCAGTGAAGGCCTGGATTGTGAGCACTTCACCTTGGCAGGGGATCCTCAGAACAGAGAGCTTGACAACCTGG GTGTCCAACATGAAACCCGCACCCTGCAGTGGCTGGACAAGAGGAGCACTTGTGACTGTGGCACTGGTGGCTGCATTGAGCATTTTTGGTGCACTATGGATGGAAGGGGAAGCCTAA
- the ttll1 gene encoding polyglutamylase complex subunit TTLL1: MAGKVKWVTDIEKSVLINNFEKREWIPVTENEDWNFYWMSIQTIRNVFSVDTGYRLSDDQMVNHFPNHYELTRKDLMIKNIKRYRKELEKEGSPLAEKDENGKYIYLDFVPVTFMLPADYNLFVEEFRKNPSSTWIMKPCGKAQGKGIFLINKLSQIKKWSRDSRTSTFVAASSGKEAYVISLYIDNPLLIGGKKFDLRLYVLVTTYRPLKCYMYKLGFCRFCTVKYTPSTSELDNMFVHLTNVAIQKHGDDYNHVHGGKWTVSNLRLYLESTRGKEVTSRLFDQIHWIVVQSLKAVAPVMNNDKHCFECYGYDIIIDDKLKPWLIEVNASPSLTSSTANDRILKYNLINDTLNIVTPNGDIPDCRWNRSPPREALGNYQVLYDEEQAQSENAERDLRSRSGQSLGSKGNKGSAAIRPTAATWK, from the exons ATGGCCGGTAAGGTGAAATGGGTGACTGACATTGAGAAGTCAGTGCTCATCAATAATTTTGAAAAAAGGGAATGGATTCCAGTTACAGAAAACGAGGACTGGAACTTCTACTG GATGAGCATCCAGACCATTAGGAACGTGTTCAGCGTGGACACTGGCTACCGCCTGTCAGATGACCAGATGGTTAACCACTTCCCCAACCACTACGAGTTGACCAGAAAGGACCTGATGATCAAAAACATCAAGCGCTACCGCAAGGAGTTGGAGAAGGAAGGAAGTCCGCTTGCAGAGAAGGATGAGaatggaaaatacatttatcTGG ATTTTGTCCCCGTGACATTCATGCTCCCTGCAGATTACAACTTGTTTGTGGAGGAGTTTCGCAAGAATCCATCCAGCACCTGGATCATGAAGCCCTGTGGGAAGGCCCAAGGCAAAGGCATCTTCCTCATCAACAAACTGTCTCAGATTAAAAAGTGGTCGCGGGACAGCCGCACCTCAAC GTTTGTGGCAGCATCCAGTGGAAAAGAGGCTTATGTCATCTCCTTGTACATTGACAATCCTCTGTTGATTGGAGGGAAGAAGTTTGACCTGCGCCTCTATGTCCTTGTGACGACATATCGGCCCCTGAAATGCTATAT GTACAAGCTGGGCTTCTGTAGGTTCTGTACAGTGAAGTACACGCCCAGCACCAGTGAACTGGACAATATGTTTGTTCACCTCACTAATGTGGCCATCCAAAAGCACGGA GATGACTACAATCACGTCCATGGAGGCAAGTGGACAGTCAGTAACCTTCGTTTGTACCTAGAGAGCACCAGAGGAAAGGAGGTGACAAGCCGACTGTTTGACCAGATCCACTGGATCGTGGTGCAGTCGCTGAAGGCTGTAGCT cCTGTGATGAACAATGACAAGCACTGTTTTGAGTGTTACGGGTATGACATCATTATTGATGACAAGCTGAAGCCATGGCTTATTGAG GTCAATGCCTCCCCCTCACTGACCTCCAGCACAGCTAACGACCGCATCCTCAAGTACAACCTCATCAATGACACCCTCAACATCGTCACGCCAAATGGGGACATCCCAGACTGCCGCTGGAACCGCAGCCCGCCCAGAGAGGCCCTGGGCAACTATCAAGTCCT GTATGACGAGGAGCAGGCGCAGAGCGAGAATGCTGAGCGTGACCTGCGGAGTCGCTCGGGTCAGTCGCTGGGGTCAAAGGGCAACAAGGGAAGTGCCGCCATTCGCCCGACTGCCGCCACATGGAAGTGA